The following proteins are encoded in a genomic region of Polyangiaceae bacterium:
- a CDS encoding iron-containing redox enzyme family protein, whose amino-acid sequence MNFLVQRLDSVVSDLLDSLDVHPAARRFLAGDVDTDEYAAFLEQTYLYVRHTRPLLRRAGERLGMLRRAPTLARLFLQKADEEDGHEKWLVADLEAIDRPIDERMPPDPSHAVAAYVAWNQFQVEAGSPLGFLGTAYVLESLSQARAGLTAENLVKKNRIHGIDQGVSFLKGHADADEHHIDLLRRVLGVVSLPADRDSIALSAAVTTALYLGMFSVIESVEESRQAA is encoded by the coding sequence ATGAATTTTCTGGTACAAAGACTCGATTCCGTCGTTTCCGACTTGCTCGATTCGCTCGATGTACATCCTGCAGCCCGGCGCTTTTTGGCAGGTGACGTGGATACCGATGAATATGCGGCATTTCTCGAGCAAACCTATCTCTATGTTCGGCATACGCGCCCGCTTTTGCGCCGAGCTGGCGAGCGGCTTGGAATGCTGCGTCGAGCGCCCACGTTGGCGCGGCTTTTTTTGCAAAAGGCCGACGAAGAAGACGGCCATGAAAAATGGTTGGTCGCGGACCTCGAAGCCATCGACCGTCCCATTGATGAACGTATGCCGCCGGATCCCTCGCATGCGGTCGCGGCCTACGTCGCTTGGAATCAGTTCCAAGTGGAAGCGGGCTCTCCGCTCGGTTTTCTGGGCACGGCCTACGTGCTCGAATCGCTTTCGCAAGCGCGAGCTGGTTTGACGGCAGAAAACCTCGTCAAGAAAAACCGCATCCATGGCATCGACCAGGGCGTGTCGTTTTTGAAAGGGCATGCCGACGCCGATGAACACCATATCGATCTGCTTCGCCGCGTGCTCGGCGTGGTCTCGCTCCCCGCCGACCGGGATTCCATTGCACTTTCCGCGGCGGTGACGACAGCGCTCTACTTGGGAATGTTCTCGGTCATCGAGAGCGTCGAAGAAAGTCGCCAAGCGGCATGA